Below is a window of Zygosaccharomyces rouxii strain CBS732 chromosome C complete sequence DNA.
ATCTTTACCGTGAGAATACTGTCTCAAAAACTTTGAAGTACCAATAACCACGTCGACACCATCGACACCAGTTTCCACTGCAACCTTAGCATCATCCATGTGACAGCGGATGTGggtcaaaattttggatttcAAGCCCAGTTTACAGATAGCCTCACAATCCCTTCTTGATTGTTCAGATGCGACTGGAGAGGTCAATTCGATGTAGTCCACACCGAAGGCATCTAGGGCCTTGGCAATTtcaatcttcttctcaGTATCGAAAAATGCATTGGCGAATTGTTCACCTTCACGCAGAGTAGAGTCAATCAGTTGAAAATTCTCAACGTTAGACAGATAATCCGCAGGGTTTGGACCATATGGGTTTACTTGTCGCGTTTTGGGGGCAGTTGATTCAGTCACTGGttgaaattctttattATCACTCATCTTTAGGTAATGTCTTCTTAGAAAGCTGTAACGAAGTAGCTAACGACTAATCTAGGGATCAATACTGGGTAGTTATACAAAAGACTTCAATACTTTTATAACGATaagatggaaaaaaaatttcagtgTAGAGTCATCTCTCTTATTCCTACTAATTACAAACCCAACGAGTGACTAACTCTTGTCAGTAGCCCGACTGAAAATTCCCCATAAGCAAAATTTCCCGTGGAATTGAACAAGGAATAATAAATGAGTGCGAATAAGCCCtgggaaattgaaaaaacgCAAACAGGTGCACGGGCGATGAGGGTCATCAGACCAAGCTTGACCTGATGAGTAATTGCTATAGCATGGTTATGGATGGCATTATAAGAGTACATACGATGCTACTGATTAACTACTACCTTTAAGGATCCAATTGTTGGTTATTAATGGATGGATGAATCATGCTAGGTACCTGTAAGATTCACCATCATCGCAACGTTGCAGGTATTCCTTGGAGATAAGACTATCGATAGCCTTCTTTATCAAGGAAACCTTGGCGTTGAATCTTTGATGCGATTGTGCAATACACTCGTTGACCAGAGTTGTGTGTGGtaattttctcttggatTTCATAATTCTTACTATGCATGCCTCGAGGAAAATTTGTCTTTCAGCACCTAGTTCTCTTTCGATTCTTTCGTTTTCAGTCAGTTCCTTATTAGAACCTGTAGCAGCTACCAATTTTTGGGCATGGGCATCCGATGACGTTGCCAGTACGTTAAGTACGTCGTTCTTAACACCACTGGCAAAGTTAATCTTTGTCTTCAATGCTTTGTAAGGACGTGCCAGACGGAATTGAGTCTCTGGTTTAATCAAGTTCTCCAGGCCTGGTGGCAGCTGTTGTACTAGTTTGAACTTGATAAAGGGGACCATAGCGGCCGCTATATTTTGCACTGATAAATTAGTGCCTTCTTGAATCTGTTCCAATGTAAGTACGTCATTGTCATTAAATTGTAACAAAATGGACATTTGAAATAGAGTCACCgtaaattggaaaggtGGTCTACCTTGCTTACCAATGGCAGCTCTAATTTCACCTCGACATAATGGCCATAACCATTTCAACACTCTACCATTATGTTTATTAGAATACATCTCCTCCAACTTTTCATAAGAGTGTTGTAGCACTAGTGGTAGTTTGAAATCTACATCTTGATATGAGAAAGGCCACATGGTCTCTGCTAGAATGAAAGGTTGTAACTCAGGATACTTTTGCTTTGAATAGTCCGGTAAGCCTTTAATCATGACGTCgaaatcttcttccaaaaccTTAGAAAGCCGCACGTCCTGAAACATTTTGGTGATCTTACCGGTATATTCCATGCTGTTCTCACTTTGTAATCTTTGGATGACACTCTCTTCATCTGCGTCATTTGTAGAGGTACCATGAATCAATCTTTTGGCGAATAATCTTCTGTAGTGAGATTCAAATGCATCTTTATCcgttaaaaatttgaaaagcaTCATGATATCATCAATACTCATGTCTGTGGAGACTTCGGGTTTGGTAGATTTCTTTAATAATTGATCACTGTACTTAGCTAACATTTCTGGTGTCTTCGAAGTAGCAGAACGAGGCATTCCTGCAGGAAGGGCAAATTCGTTATTGTTCACATAGGATCGACATGCATTATCAAGTGCCTTGGCAAATAGTGGATCGTTTTGGAAACATTCGTTCGTCATGTTACGGAATGTACGGTACACATCTAGTAAAGTCTTGACATAATCCTTGGGTGGTAATGTGTTTAAAAGATTAGCAGGTTTCTTGTTAGATGCTTGATCTTCAGAACCATTGATAAGGGAAGCTTTGTGTAGAGAAATTAAATGCGAAACCTCATTTTCACCACACTTGTTGATATATTCCTCATATGAGTTTGCTAATTCTGGCAAAAGTGTAAAATCTCTTTGCATCAAATTGTAAACTGCagaaattttttcattatctcTAGAATCTAGCAATACGATAAATTCTGATTCTAATTTCGACGCATGTTCTGTTATAAGCACGGAATTCAATGTCTCTGACAATGGTTTCCTAGTGTGATCATCCCAATAAACTGCCATTGCTTTTTCCTCTCTAGAGATAATCTCTCTTGCTTCGAAAATATACTCGGTAACTGAACGGGTAGTCAAATAATCTGCACTGTACTGTTTATAATACTCTTCAGTTCTCTTTAAGAAAGGTTTCTCAAACACTTGGATGTAAACATTCAGgttcaacttcttcaaatcttgtgGATCAATCCCAAGTGCCACAAACGATTTAATCGCCATAGTCACATCACCTTTCTGTACAATATTACCATCCCTTTCTAAAGTTATCtgttttaaaatttcattaacTAAAATCTCACTCTTTGGATCAAACATGACTTCTTTCCATGTCATCAAACAAAGCGTATTAACATCGAAGATATGCCTTTTACCATCACTTCTCTCTTTTTGAACCCAATAACGATTCATATAATCAAATGCATGGTTCAAGAAGATTGCACCAACAGTAAATCTCTTCCACCTTCTCACATAAAATTGTAAGAAACTCTcattttcagatttttgaaagtttttAATGTAATCTCTCAAATATTTACCCAATCTTTGATATATTTCACTACCGACTAAAATAGATGATTGTGATTCCTGCTTATCAGCATTAAATTGTCCTGATGATCTGGACTTGTTAACACAATAGTTGTAAATTGCGGTATAAACCTCCATGTACATCGTTGGTGATAAAACTTTATCAACTCTTTTCGCTAATGATGGAGTACCATCACGACCCAGAATTTGACTAATTACAGGCTCAATAAAATTCCAAGTTGCATCCAGATCATCGGATCTGGGTAGAACATCACTCATCTCTCTATTAAGTTCAATATAATTCAGTATCTCTTTAATAGACTTCCAAAAGGACAACGGTAATAATGAGGAGAACGGGAAATGTCAACACAGATAAAAGAAGGGATTGAACGCCTAAAATTAATACGGGGGATTTTCAGAAGCCCAGAATTCCTATTGATTTATctatccaattgatctcttcGATCCCATCCTCTTACCTTATGGGCTCAAGATGTTTTCAGGTTTGCCACTAATACCGTTAAAGGGATTTCAGCGGGCTCCAATACGGGTAACGGACTCCGGCGCCAGGCGAAATGTCAGTAAATCgaataaaaatataaaaaatactaataaaatatttaaaaaaaaaaaagaaaaaatgaaatcaAAATGACCATTAGATACACCAGTAAAATATTAAAGAAAATCCATGTTAATGTTAAATTTGTTGCTTGTTTCCCTTCACCTTTGGAAATAGTTTTTTATAGTGCTGCTTGCTACCTTGGTGATGCAGAACTTACCTTTTCCACCACTCTAACCAGAGAAATGGTGAATGTAATTACCCAGAGGACAACCATGacgaaaagaaaagatgataatgcTCTTTGTTTACGACAAATGTATGATATGGTTAAATCTTCACCAGCTCTTGCCGTAGGGCCACCATCATGCCGACAAACCCACCTCTTATCGAATAATGTGTTAAATGCCAATGCTAGATTGGCACTGctaaagatgatgaaaagtaGATCTAAAAGAATTAGTCGCAGTTTACCCAATGGATCACGCAACCCCAATGGTTTGCCtgtaaattcatcttgtgCAATATAAACAATGTAAACTATAGCGATTGTATTGACACAAATCGCCATAATCGTACTAGGCTGTTGGCCCACAGTTCTACCAAGTTTTTCCACACGTGTATCAGAATTCTGATAAACTCTAACAGCCAAACCTAGGGCAATGGCAGAAAACATTCCTATGCACATACGAAGCACTAATGGTAAATATTGATTATCGAGTAACAATCGAGTCAATTTAGGTCTCCATTGttgcatttttctttttttcaattgacGAAACCTTTCCATATCACTATGTAACTGTACAATCCAGTCACTTTCTCCTTGCGCAGACTTACCACCAATGCCGCTTTCACCTGGTGGACCAGGTCTACTTTCTAGGTCAATTCCTGGTGGAACTCCTCCATAGTAATACTGTTTCAGTCTAGTCACATAATCAACCCATTGTTGGCGATCTTCattgttttgaaattcGAAACTACCCATAATCGGCGTATCAAATAATTCCTGTAATCTTTTACCACCTCCCCATTCAGTATTCAAATCTGTCAATATTGCCTGTTTTGCCTTATTCCTCTCCAAATCAGTAACATCGGTTTCTTGCGAATCACGAATCCTTGCTGAAATCTCGTCAGAAGATTCACCTCCAATACTTCTCTTCCTCTGTTTAGCATATGCTACATTGGAACCGATATTGGATGCAAATTTCCCCCATTTCCCATCGTTGCCCACTAAAAATGGATCCTTGAATGCATATCTCTGCTCATCTGACAAATTCACAGCTGCTGCTGTATCTGTAGGATCACCAGGCCCCGTTCTCGATTTTAATCTATTAAACTGGTAGTCCAATGCATATGGTGGAACTGTAGTGGGGACAATACTGTATGCGTTTAAATTCCTATTAACGATATTAGGGTCAGCCTCAAAATTTTGGCCA
It encodes the following:
- the CDC53 gene encoding cullin CDC53 (highly similar to uniprot|Q12018 Saccharomyces cerevisiae YDL132W CDC53 Cullin structural protein of SCF complexes (which also contain Skp1p Cdc34p and an F-box protein) involved in ubiquitination SCF promotes the G1-S transition by targeting G1 cyclins and the Cln-CDK inhibitor Sic1p for degradation) — protein: MSDVLPRSDDLDATWNFIEPVISQILGRDGTPSLAKRVDKVLSPTMYMEVYTAIYNYCVNKSRSSGQFNADKQESQSSILVGSEIYQRLGKYLRDYIKNFQKSENESFLQFYVRRWKRFTVGAIFLNHAFDYMNRYWVQKERSDGKRHIFDVNTLCLMTWKEVMFDPKSEILVNEILKQITLERDGNIVQKGDVTMAIKSFVALGIDPQDLKKLNLNVYIQVFEKPFLKRTEEYYKQYSADYLTTRSVTEYIFEAREIISREEKAMAVYWDDHTRKPLSETLNSVLITEHASKLESEFIVLLDSRDNEKISAVYNLMQRDFTLLPELANSYEEYINKCGENEVSHLISLHKASLINGSEDQASNKKPANLLNTLPPKDYVKTLLDVYRTFRNMTNECFQNDPLFAKALDNACRSYVNNNEFALPAGMPRSATSKTPEMLAKYSDQLLKKSTKPEVSTDMSIDDIMMLFKFLTDKDAFESHYRRLFAKRLIHGTSTNDADEESVIQRLQSENSMEYTGKITKMFQDVRLSKVLEEDFDVMIKGLPDYSKQKYPELQPFILAETMWPFSYQDVDFKLPLVLQHSYEKLEEMYSNKHNGRVLKWLWPLCRGEIRAAIGKQGRPPFQFTVTLFQMSILLQFNDNDVLTLEQIQEGTNLSVQNIAAAMVPFIKFKLVQQLPPGLENLIKPETQFRLARPYKALKTKINFASGVKNDVLNVLATSSDAHAQKLVAATGSNKELTENERIERELGAERQIFLEACIVRIMKSKRKLPHTTLVNECIAQSHQRFNAKVSLIKKAIDSLISKEYLQRCDDGESYRYLA
- the SRF1 gene encoding phospholipase D regulator (similar to uniprot|Q12516 Saccharomyces cerevisiae YDL133W); this translates as MAARSRGGSDPSRTMGSRNVVRHQEIHGSSGATTAANTSPEDSGQNFEADPNIVNRNLNAYSIVPTTVPPYALDYQFNRLKSRTGPGDPTDTAAAVNLSDEQRYAFKDPFLVGNDGKWGKFASNIGSNVAYAKQRKRSIGGESSDEISARIRDSQETDVTDLERNKAKQAILTDLNTEWGGGKRLQELFDTPIMGSFEFQNNEDRQQWVDYVTRLKQYYYGGVPPGIDLESRPGPPGESGIGGKSAQGESDWIVQLHSDMERFRQLKKRKMQQWRPKLTRLLLDNQYLPLVLRMCIGMFSAIALGLAVRVYQNSDTRVEKLGRTVGQQPSTIMAICVNTIAIVYIVYIAQDEFTGKPLGLRDPLGKLRLILLDLLFIIFSSANLALAFNTLFDKRWVCRHDGGPTARAGEDLTISYICRKQRALSSFLFVMVVLWVITFTISLVRVVEKVSSASPR